The sequence TGACGACCAGCAGTGCAACGAGAACGAACGGGACCAGCTGCTTCATCGGGAGTAGTCAGCCGGTCAGCCAGCATGACTGTTGCGCTCTCGAGAGAATCCACCAAACAGACGAACACTCGATTCGGTGCCCAGCGATCAGTCCGACGCTTCCGCAGCCGCCACCGCCTCGATCGCAATCTCCATCGTCACGTCCTCGACCTCCCACTCCTTGCGGTGACCGTCCTCCACGGTTCGAAGTTCGTCGGCGCGAACTTCCTCGCGGATCAGGTCCTCGCGCTCTGCCACGAGGTCGGCGACGCGGTCGTCGTCGATCTCGAGATCGAGTGCGATCCGTTCCTCGACGTCGAGCTCGAGGTCTTTTCGCATCTCCTGAACGCGGCGGATGACCTCGCGGGCGTACCCCTCGCTCTCGATGTCGTCGGTGAGTTCGGTGTCGACGTAGACGACGCCGAGGTCGTCGCCATCGTGACCGAAGGCGGTTCCAGCGACGCCCTCGGGCGTCTCGGTGACGAACGAGACCATTTCCTCCGTCAGCTCGTCCCCACCGTCAAGGACGTCGTCGACCGCCTCGGTGAGCGTCTCGAGGCTCGGCTCGTCGATCCGGGCCTCGTTGAGTGCGGTCATGACCTCGCCGGCGCGACCGCCGAAGGCCGGGCCGAGTTCACTCATGTCGGCCTCGGCGCTGTAGGCGAGTTCTTCCCACTGGTCTTCGGCCGAGACGAGTTCGATCTCGCGGGCGTTGAGCCGGTCCTCGAGCAGGGTGGTGTGTCGGGAAACGGCCTCGGCGACGCGGTCGTCGTCTGCCGCCACGACCACCCGCGGGACGGGCCAGCGCAGCTTCCGACCGGCCTGCTGGCGGGCGTTCGCACCGGCCTCCTCGATCGAACGCAGGTACGCGAGGTCGGTCTCGAGCTGGTCGTCGACCCAGTAGTCGTCGACGGCGGGCCAGTCTTCCATGTGGACCGTCGGGTGACCCGCGTCGCCCGTGAGGTGGCCATAGATCTCCTCGCTGATGAACGGCGCGTAGGGTGCGAGCAGCGTGACCGATTCCCGGAGGACGTGGTAGATCGTCGCGTAGGCCGCCTCTTTCGAGGCGCTGTCCTCTTCTTCCCACATGCGCTCGCGGACCGCCTGCACGTAGAACCGGGAGACGTCCTCGACGACGAACTCGAGGAGTGCCTCGAGCGCGCGGTCGGGACGGAACTCCTCGAACGCGTCGGTCATCTCGGCTTTCGTCGACTGCAGCCGGGCGAGGACCCACTCGTCGACCAGCTCGAGGTCTTCATCTACTGCGTCCAGGGTCGTCTCATGCGGGTCGAACTCGTCCAGGCGCATGTACGGCAGCGGGAACCGGAAGACGTTCCAGAGCGTCCGGAGGTGGTTCTCCATCGTCTGCATGCCGTCCCAGGAGAAGCGCATGTCGTCGCCCTGCGGGTTGTTCGACAGCAGGAACATGCGCATGACGTCCCGGCCGTGGCGGTCGATGGCCTCGTGTGGGTCGACGAGGATGTCTTTGGACTTCGACATGGCGCGGCCGTCGGGCATCAGCGCGTGGCCGTGCATGAGGACTCGTTCGTAAGGGCTCTCGCCGAGTGCGGCGGTGGCCATCCCGAGCTGGGACCAGAACCAGCCGCGGGTCTGGTCGTGGGCCTCGAGGATGAGGTCGGCAGGCCAGAGTTCGTCGAATCGCTCCTCGTCTTCGGGGTAATCGAGGGTGCCCCACGTCGCCACCGAGGAGTCGAGCCAGACGTCGAAGACGTCGGGCACGCGGGTGTAGGTCGTGCCGTCTTCGGTGATCGTGAGGTCGTCGACCGTGTCCTTGTGGAGGTCGATCGTCTCGGGGTCGACGTCCTGGTCGACGCGCTCGGCGAGTTCCTCGCGCGTGCCGATCACGATGGCGTCGGCCATGTCGCCGTCCCAGCCTCCGGCGGCGTCGCCGCCTCCGTTCGCGGACGAGTCCGCGCCCCCCTCCGGAACCCAGATCGGCAACGGGATGCCCCAGTAGCGCTGTCGGGAGACGTTCCAGTCGGGAGCGTCCTCGACGAAATCCCGGAAGCGGTTGTCCCGTGCCCAGCCGGGATACCACTCGCTATCCTCGATGTTCTCGAGGAGTTCGTCCTTGACGTCCGTGATCGTGATGAACCACTGGTCGGTGACGATCTGGATGATACCCGTGTCACAGCGCCAGCAGTGACCGTAGCTGTGGGTGATCGTCTCCTCGGCCACTAGATTCCCGTTCGTCTCGAGGTCTGCGGTGATCTCCGCGTCGGCGTCCTTGACGAACTGCCCCTCGTACTTCCCGGCCCCGTCGGTGTAGACGCCGTCGCCGCCCACCGGACAGAAGATCGGGAACTCGAGTTCGGTGCCACGCTCGAAGTCCTCCTCACCGTGTCCGGGTGCGGAGTGGACGAGCCCCGTGCCGTCGCCGTGAGTGTCGACGTAGTCGGCGGTGTAGACCTCGCAGGCCCCCTCGTGGTCCGGGTGTTCGGGCACCTCCTCGGCGAGCGGGTGCTCGTAGGACCAGCCGACCATGTCCGCGCCGGTCAGTTCCTCGACGATCTCGTAGTCGTCGTACCGGCCGGCAGAGAGGACGTCGTCGACTTTCGGTTCGGCGAGGTAGAGCAGTTCTTCCTCGCCGTCCTTCTCGGCGCGGACGCCGACGTACTCGCCGTCTTCGTCGACGGCGACGAAGGTGTTCGCGGGGATGGTCCACGGGGTGGTCGTCCAGATGACGATCGAACCCTCACGTCCCTCGAGGTCGAATTTGACGTAGACCGAGGGGTCTTCGACGTCGTCGTACTCGACCTCGTTGTTCGCGATTCCCGTCTCACACCGTGGACACTGCGAGATCGACCGGTGACCCTGATCGACCAGCCCGCGGTCTGCGGCTCTCGAGAAGCCCCACCAGGCCGCTTCCATGTACTCCGGTGCGACCGTGCGGTAGGGGTCGTCCCAGTCCATCCAGACGCCGAAGTCCTGGAAGTCGGATTGCAGGCCCTCGAGTTGCTCGTCGGCGTACTCCTTGCAGGCCTCGATGAACTCGTCCTCGCCGAACTCCTCGATGTCTTTCTTGTTCTCGAAGCCCAGTTTCTCCTCGACCCGGGTTTCGATCGGCAGGCCGTGCATGTCGTAGCCCGGCCGGTCGGTGACGTCGTACCCCTGCATCCGGAAGAAGCGCAGGAGAACGTCCTTCAGCGACTTGTTCCAGGTGGTCCCCATGTGGGCCGACCCCGAGGTGTACGGTGGCCCGTCGACGAAGAAGAAGGTCTCACCGTCCGAGCGATGCTCGACCGTCCGTTCGTAGGCGTCGACGTCGTCCCAGTACTCGAATACCCGGCGCTCGACCGCGTCCGGATCGTACTGGTCGTCGACCTCGCCGAACCTGCTCATACCAGACGTGATTCGCTCCGACATTAAAGGGGAATCGGTCCGGGGGGCGTGAGAGGGACTCGAGCGCTGGCGTCCGTTGTCCCGCCGACTGCGAAAGACGAGGCGGGCGAACGAGGCGTCTGAGGTGACCGATGAGAACGATGAGAACGAGCGGAGACGCCTCTGTTGAAATCCTTCAGAGGTGATACGAACTGCCTGCTGAATACACAGCGCGAATGTCGCACAAGATTCGACTCAATCTACGACGGTATTGATCGGTCAGTATAGGCCATCCAGTTACCAAAACTAAATAAAGAAGGTTTATACCCACCCTATATGACATGGTAATTTAATGTCCCTGTCCCGGCGTGGAGTCCTCCAGCTCAGTGGTGCGATCTGTAGCACGAGTTTAGCTGGGTGTATTGATTTGTCTTGGTCTGATGAACAGGAAGCAAGGCTGACCAAGATAGAACTTCAGAATCATACTGAGTACGATC is a genomic window of Natrarchaeobaculum aegyptiacum containing:
- the ileS gene encoding isoleucine--tRNA ligase → MSRFGEVDDQYDPDAVERRVFEYWDDVDAYERTVEHRSDGETFFFVDGPPYTSGSAHMGTTWNKSLKDVLLRFFRMQGYDVTDRPGYDMHGLPIETRVEEKLGFENKKDIEEFGEDEFIEACKEYADEQLEGLQSDFQDFGVWMDWDDPYRTVAPEYMEAAWWGFSRAADRGLVDQGHRSISQCPRCETGIANNEVEYDDVEDPSVYVKFDLEGREGSIVIWTTTPWTIPANTFVAVDEDGEYVGVRAEKDGEEELLYLAEPKVDDVLSAGRYDDYEIVEELTGADMVGWSYEHPLAEEVPEHPDHEGACEVYTADYVDTHGDGTGLVHSAPGHGEEDFERGTELEFPIFCPVGGDGVYTDGAGKYEGQFVKDADAEITADLETNGNLVAEETITHSYGHCWRCDTGIIQIVTDQWFITITDVKDELLENIEDSEWYPGWARDNRFRDFVEDAPDWNVSRQRYWGIPLPIWVPEGGADSSANGGGDAAGGWDGDMADAIVIGTREELAERVDQDVDPETIDLHKDTVDDLTITEDGTTYTRVPDVFDVWLDSSVATWGTLDYPEDEERFDELWPADLILEAHDQTRGWFWSQLGMATAALGESPYERVLMHGHALMPDGRAMSKSKDILVDPHEAIDRHGRDVMRMFLLSNNPQGDDMRFSWDGMQTMENHLRTLWNVFRFPLPYMRLDEFDPHETTLDAVDEDLELVDEWVLARLQSTKAEMTDAFEEFRPDRALEALLEFVVEDVSRFYVQAVRERMWEEEDSASKEAAYATIYHVLRESVTLLAPYAPFISEEIYGHLTGDAGHPTVHMEDWPAVDDYWVDDQLETDLAYLRSIEEAGANARQQAGRKLRWPVPRVVVAADDDRVAEAVSRHTTLLEDRLNAREIELVSAEDQWEELAYSAEADMSELGPAFGGRAGEVMTALNEARIDEPSLETLTEAVDDVLDGGDELTEEMVSFVTETPEGVAGTAFGHDGDDLGVVYVDTELTDDIESEGYAREVIRRVQEMRKDLELDVEERIALDLEIDDDRVADLVAEREDLIREEVRADELRTVEDGHRKEWEVEDVTMEIAIEAVAAAEASD